Genomic segment of Corynebacterium urealyticum DSM 7109:
CGCGACCTGGCGTTGGGACAGGAAAACCGCAGCTAGAGGCCGAAAGTGTAGCCCTGGACTAGGATCACCACGCCCAGGCCTTCCATGCAGCCTTCAGGCCATCGACCAGCGGAATCAGACCGAAATAGGGGATCGCGCTGGGCGGCAGGAAGGCACCCGCACCGGCGACGACAGCCAATCAATCCCAATCGCCATCTGCTTACCCCAAATACTCAAAGCAGAATGCCGATCTAACCGCATAAATCCCTTTTATCTTCAAGGGGAGATAATAGGCTGAAAAAATCTAATGTCTGAGAATTATTCAGCGCATACAGCACGCAGCTATACACTTCGTCACTCAGTTCATCTAAATCTGAAACATTGGCACTCGCGCTGAATGAAATAGCGACCGTATTAACCTCAGTCGCATCCGGACTTCTTCCATCATCCCCCGTCGGAAGCTCTAAATTATATTCATTCTCTCGGTCAACCCCTTGAACGCAGTCAATTATTTCCATTACCATGGGACTATTTTTCAACGCCCTCAGTAACCGTGACTTGATTACGCTAAACCTTTGTGGGGAACACCTAACGTTGAGCTCCTCTTCAAATAATTGTGTCGTCAACTCCCTCAGTCCTTAATACAATAGGCGGATGAAGATTAACTTAGACCTTATGGCAACATCTTCTTTCGTCGTAGATGTTCTAGCACCAGCCTGAGAACCAGGCCACCGACCCCCGGGGCCGGCGCGGCGGCGTCGTACGCGACGGAAGCAGAGATCCGCGACCTGGCGGGGGAGCAGGACAACCGCAGCTAGAGGCCGAAAGCGTTCCCCTGGACCAGAATCACCGCGCCCAGGATGATCAGCACCAGTGGGAACGGGATCTGCACGGCGACAGGGCCAACAGCCTGGGCGATCGTTGCGAACAAGGGGCGTCCTGGGGGTTGGGCGCGGAGTATGCGCGGGGTGTGAAAGTGCGTGAGCAATATCCTAGCTTTCGCACCGCGTTCTCCCAGGTGCGCGTGGCACACTTGAGGTATGAGCACTTCTGCAGCCAATAACACCCAGCCGCGCAAGATCATCCTCGACTGCGACCCCGGCCACGACGACGCCATCGCCATGCTCCTGGCCTGGGGAAACCCGAACCTCGAGCTGCTCGCGGTCACGACCGTCGCGGGGAACCAGACCCTCGAGAAGGTCACCAAGAACGCGCAGGCGCTGGCCCGCGTCGGCGGGATCACCGGCGTGCCCTTCGCCGCTGGTGCGCACCGTCCGCTCGTCGGGCCGCAGCTGATTCCGGATGAGATCCACGGCGAGTCCGGCCTCGACGGCCCGCAGCTGCCGGAGGCTGGCGTGGAGCTGGAGGACACCCACGCCGTCGACCTGATCGCGCAGGTCATCGAGCGGGAGGAGCCGGGCACCGTCACGCTCGTGCCGACCGGCGCGCTGACCAACATTGGGCTGTTCGCGCGCCGCTACCCGGAGCTCGTCTCCCGCGTGGCGGGTGTGACGCTGATGGGCGGTGGGCACCACACCGGCAACATGACCCCGTCCGCGGAGTTCAACATCCTCGCCGACCCGGAGGCCGCCGCGATAGTCTTCGACGCGGAGTGGCCGGTCACGATGGTTGGTTTGGACGTCACCCACAAGGTGCTCGCGGTTCCGTCCCGCATGGCGCAGCTCAAGGCCGTGGGCACGGATGTTGCGGAGTTCATCGCGGAGCTTGTGGAATTCTTCGGCGGCGCGTACATGAAGGAGCGCCGCTACCCGGGGCCGCCGATGCACGACCCGCTGGCCGTTGCGGCGGTGGCCGACCCGGAGGTGCTGCGCACCGTGGCGGCCCCGGTCGTCGTGGAGACCAAGGGTGAGTACACCCGCGGCATGACCGTGGTTGACCTGCGGCGCACCTGGGGCGCGCAGGATCAGACGGCTGAGCAGCCGGGCGATCCTTCCTCGCTGTGCCGCACGGATGATTACGCCTGCGCGGGCATGGATACCTATGGCGAGCACGTGGAGCCGGTGCGCCACCGCGTCGGCGTGGACGTGGACGTGGATCGCTTCTGGGACCTGCTGGTTGATGCGCTGACCCGCATCGGTAACACCGGCTTCCGGGGCTAGCGCCCGTTCGGGGCCGCGCGGGGAGCGGGTGTGCTTCCAGGGCGGCCCCCGCACCCGCGAGCGGGGCACGCCCCCTCCTTCACGTTTTGCAGAGTTTGATGTCGCTTTTGGGCGGATTTCCGGCAACAAACTCTGCAAAACACACAATCGGGGGAGCGGGTTCCGGTGCCCGCGCGCTAACACGTCCCCACGCCCGCACTCTCCCGCACCCCCCGCACCCCCTTCACGTTTTGCAGAGTTTGAGGTCGGTTTTGGGCAGATTTCCGGCAACAAACTCTGCAAAACACACAATCGGGGGCCAGGGCACGGGGAAGTGGGCACCCTCGAGGGGGCCGGACAGGGGCCACCGGGGCACCGGCGCGGCCGGGATTCCGGGGCGGGGCAGGGGGCTGGCTCCCGCGCCCGCGCACGCCCTCCAAGCCCCAAAGCCCCCAAAGCCCCCACCCGCGAGCGGGGCATCCCCACGCCCGCGCGCTAACACGTCCCCACGCCCGCGCCCTCCCGCACCCCCTTCACGTTTTGCAGAGTTTGATGTCGCTTTTGCGGGGATTTCCGACATCAAACTCTGCAAAACACACAATCGGGGAGCCCGCGCACGCGCTCGCTCGCACCCTCCCGCACCAACCAGCGCGCACGTGCAGCCAACATCACAGGAAAAAGTGTGGACTCGCACGAATCGCCCACTTATCCTGCATATATGAACGCAACTACGCCCCGCTCAGGCGGGCCAAATAACCCCGCCGGTGCGACCCCGGTCATCGACCCGGTGGATTCGCGCAAGGGCGGCCTGCCACTGCTCATGTTCGTGCTCATCACCGCGGCGGTGGCATTCCAGCTCAACGCCTCGATGCTCTCCCCGGTGCTGCGCACGATGGCCACGGAGCTCAACACCGATGAGTCCGCGGTGGGCCTGACCCAGACCGCCTTCTTCACCGGTGGCGCGATGTGCGGCCTGTTCCTCCCGCGCCTCTCGGACATTGTGGGACGCCGCCGCATCCTGGTCATCATGCTGGCCGTGATGTCCCTGGGTGGCCTGCTGGCCGCCCTCGCCCCGAATATCGGCGTGCTGATGCTGGCCCGCGCGCTGCAGGGCATTTCCGGCCCGACCATCCCGATGACGCTGATCATCCTGCGCAGCCAGGTTAAGGACGAGGTTCGCCTCGGCACGCTGATGGGCCTGATCGCCGCGATCAACGGTGGTGTTGCGGGTATCGACGTCCTGCTCTCCGGCTGGATGGCTGAGCACTGGGGATTCCGCTCCGTGTTCTGGCTGATCTTCGCCGTCGGTGCGGTCGCCACCGTGGTGGTCGCGATGTTCGCCCCGGAGTCCAAGCCTTCCGATAACGTCCGCATGGACTGGATCGGTGCGGCCGTCCTCGTCGTTTCCGTGCTGTCCATCACGCTGGCCGCGAATGAGGCCGGTAAGGGTGCGGCCGCGGACTGGCTGTACGTCATCGGCCTGGTGGCCGCTGGTCTGATCATGTTTGCCATCTTCTGGCGCTGGGAGACCCGCCAGGAGAACACCGCTGGTGCGGCTCCGCTGGTTGCCCCGAAGTACCTGCGCCGCCGCGAGACCTGGGGTCTGCTGCTGACCACCGTCCTGACGATGACGGGTGTGTTCGCTGCCGTCAACGGTGTGGCACCGTCCTTGGCACAGAACGCGGAGGCTGGTTTCGGCATGCGCGCGACGATGGCGTCCCTGCTGCTGTTGACCCCGTACGCACTGATCGGTTGGGCGGTGGGCCCCTTCGCAGGTCGCCTGGCGCCGAAGGTGGGTTATGCGAACCTGCTGCGCCTCTCCAATATCGCGTCCATGCTGCTGCTGTTCCTGCTAGCTTTCGTGGGGACGCGCTCGAAGATCGTGCTGATCGTGGGCGTGATCCTGCTGGGCGTGACCTACGCAGGCATCGGCAATATCGTGCTGAACAACCTGGGTGTGGTGAACTCGCCGCAGGATAACCAGGGCTTCCTGCCGGGCATGAACTCCGCAGCCTTCAACCTGGGTGCGGGTATCTCCTTCGCGGTGCTGCCGGTGTTCCAGGTGGTGGGCTCCCCAGAGGGCTCGGATTCCGCCACGGGCTACACCACGGCTTTCCTGGTGGGTGGCATCATTCTGGGCCTGGCTGCGCTGACCAGCCTGTTTATCCCGAAGACGACCACGGCAGAGCAAGAAGCCGCAGCGCAGGAAAACGCCGCGGCTTAAGCACCCGAAAGGGTTCAACGGGGGAGCAGGGGGAGAGCGCGGGGCGCTCGCAGTGGGAGGTGCGGGCCCCGGAAGGCGTGGGGGCCTCCCGCCCGGGGCTAGCGCCAAGTTGCTCGGTCCCAAGTGAAAGTTGTCACGCTCCTTTTGCGCAGCAGTGACACTAAATCCAAGTTGATCTGAGCATCGACGTACTGCGAAAAGGAGGATGGACGAAACTCACCATCGTAGAACCGCTGGTTCACGAGGGGGTTTATGAAGTCCGATGGATCCCGATCCCGTTTCGCCGGCGCATTTTCTCGGTCAGCAAAGAAGCTGATATTGCCTGGATCGAGGATAAACATGTATCGCTGGGCTGAAACCAACGCTCCTACCGGCAAGGACAAGTCCCAGACGGCAAAGAGCTCCCGAATGGGGAACCGACTGTCGCTGATCCTGGTGTTGACATGGAGATTCAACAGATCGTGGCCACGATATTCTTCAGTGGTGACATCGTTGATCTCCCACAGGCCCTTTTCCAGCCAGTAGACGTCTTGATTTCCAGTATCTGCAAATCCTAATGCCAATTCATGCTGCCGAAACCGATCGAACACGATCCAGGGGTCGAATGGCGCGTAGCCTTTTCTCAGCTCGGCTCTCAGGACGATGGAGATGAAACCGTTGACGGGGGTAAACACTCCCGCCTACTTCTCCCGCTCTTCCCGTGCCTTTTGAGCATAGGATTCCAGCGAAGTCCCCAGCAGCCCGAACTTCGCGAGCTTCACCGGGGCAGGCTGCTCCGCGAAGTAGGCCTGCAGCATCTTGCTGAACTTCTCGTACTTCTTCTCCGTGTACGGGTACCAGTTCGCTTCCAGGCCAGCGCCCTGGGAGCCGTCCTTATCCACGATGACGGACTTCGGGTTACACCAGCCGCGCAGGCCCTCGGCACCCTTGTGGCGGCCCATCCCGGAGTCACCCACCCCACCGAACGGCAGCACCGGGGTGGCCTCGGTGGCCATGACGTTGTTGATGGACACCCCGCCGGCGCGCAGCGCCCCGGCCACCCGGCGCGCCCGGTCGATGTCCGCGCTCCACACGGAACCGGTCAGCCCGAAGGGCGTGTCATTCGCCCGGTCGATGACCTCCCGTTCCGAGCTGAAGCTCAGCACCGGGATCACCGGTCCGAAGGTTTCCTCCGTCACGACCAGCGCATCCTCCGGCACGTCGACCAGCAGGATCGGTGGGATCAGCGCGGAACGGCCGTCCCAGTCCTGCCCGGTGAGCTGGCGCGCACCACGCGAAACAGCGTCCTGAACCTGCTCGTTGACCTGCTCGATCTGGAAGTCGACGGTCATGCGGCCCAGGTCGTTGTTGCGGGAATCCGTGTCCGCCTGCGTGAGCAGCCGGGCCTGCCGGACCAGCTCGGCGACGAACTCCTCCTTGATGCTCTCGTGGACGTAGAGCCGCTCCACCGAAGTACAGGACTGGCCGGTCGCCGTCAGACCGCCGAACAGTGCGCCCGCGGCGGTGCGGGGGATGTCGACGTCCTCGAAAACGATCATGGCGTCCTTGCCACCGAGCTCGAGCTCGACGGGGATGAGCATGTCGGAGCACTGCTTCATGATCTTCCGGCCGGTCGCGCACGAGCCGGTGAACATGACGAGGTCGGGGTGCTGGTCGATGACCTCGGCGCCCACGGCACCGTCGCCGTAGACCACCTGCACCCAGTTCGGGGCGATGGCGGCTTCCTCCAGGAGGGATTCGATCAGCCCGGCCAGTGGGGTGTGCTCGGAGGGCTTGTAGACGACCGCGTTGCCGGCAGCCAGCGCCGCCACGATCGGCACGATCGCCTGGAAGAAGGGGTAGTTCCAGGGCGCGATGATGAAGGCCACGCCGAGGGGTTCGTACCAGATCTCGGACTTCTTACCCATCATCGTCAGCGGGGTCTCGACCTTCTGCGGAGCCAGGACCTTCGCGGCGTTCTTTTCGTGCCAGCTGATAACGTCCAGCGCGCCGAACATCTCGGACATCAGGATGTCGCTGCGGGACTTGCCGGTTTCCTGCCACACGCGCTCGACGATCTCTTCGGTGCGGTTGACGATCACTCCGCGCAGGAGGCGGAGGTGTTCGAGGCGTTCCTCGACGCTCAGGGCGCGGATGGATTTCTGTGCTTCGCGTGCTCGTTCGACGACGCCCTCGACCTGGGCGTATTCGGATTCTGGGATCTGTGTTGCCATGGTGTGTGCTCCTTGTGGTTGTTGAGCGCGGGTTAGTCGCGTGGGTTCTGCGCGTCGGCGGCGGCGAGGGCGGCCTCGTAGGCCTCCTGGTTGATGGTGGTCTCGTAGCCGATGGCCTGGTGGATGTTCGGCAGCTGGTTGGGGTTGCTGCCCCGGGCGATCAGTGGGGAGTCGGTGAGCTCTTCACCCAGGCGCACCCCGAGGTTGGAGTAGTAGAGGCTGTGCACGACACCCTTGATACCAAGGTTGGCCATGCGCATCAGCCCGGCGAGTGGCTCGGGGAACTTGGCATTCGCGTTGGCCATCGCGACGATCAGGCGGACCAGGGGCGTGGGTGCGTAGGCGCAGACGACGGCGAGCGCTTGGAAGGCGGTGCGGTCGTCGTCGTACATGTAGGAGAGCATGCGGTCGATGCCGGCCGCGCATCCGGACTCGGAGAAGGATGGTAGCGCCCCGCCGCCGGACGTCGACGCTGCCTGGCGGGCAGGGACGCCGGGGATGACGACGTCGCCCAGGCGCAGCAGGCCCTTCATCTGCGTGGCGGTGAGCAGCTCGGTGGAGCGGGGGTTGAGGTTCTTGCTGGTCATGTCTGCTTTCTTCCTTCCTTAGCTCGCGGCGATGATCTGCTCGGCGGCCTTGAGGGACAGGGCGGCGATCGTGAGTGCGGGGTTGATGCCCGGCGCGTTCGGGAAGATCGAGGAGTCTGCGGCGTGGATGCGCTGGCTGCCGTAGAGGGTGAACTCGGGGGAGACCACGCCCTGCTTGGCGCTCGCGCCCATCCCGAGCCCGCCCATGAGGTGCAGGCCGATTCCGAACTGGCCGTGGAGGATCTCCTCCGCGCCGGTGGCGTTGAAGATGTTGCGGATGGCGGCCATGCCGGCGTCGCGGCGGCGGGCGTCCTCCCGGTTGAGCTTCTTCTTGATCACCGGGTTGCCCTTGCGGTTGATGGTGATTTCGCCGGGGTTGGTGTCGCGCACGCAGACCTCGATGCAGCCCAGGCGTGGGAAGTCCTGCATGATCTCCGCGTGGCGGGCCCCGAAGCCGGGCAGCAGAAGGGCGATATTGCCGGGGCCGGCGAAGACATTCTCCAGCTTGAAGCCCTGGCGGCGGAAGCTCGGGTCGTCGGACTTGTAGTTCTGCAGCGGGCCGGCGAAGGCGCGGACGTCCTCGGCGTAGCGGCCGAGGTTCATGTACTGCGGGTGGGTGAAGAAGTTCTTACCCAGGCCCGGCAGCTGCTTGCCGTAGCCGCTGCGCAGCAGGAGGGCGGTGTTACCGATCGCGCCGGAGGCCAGCACGACGCGCCGGGCGGTGAAGGTGCGCTCCACCTGGGGTTCGAAGTTGGTGGGCTTGCCGAAGCCGCGGCGGCCCTTCGGGGTGTTGTCCGCAGGCACGCGGGTGGTAACGGTGACGCGGTCGGGGTGCTCGGTGATCGTGCGCGCTTCGGCGCAGTCGATGAGGTGGAAGCCGTGCTTTTCCGCTGCTGGTAGGGCGGTGATGGCGGTGGACTGCTTGGAGTCGATGCCGCAGCCGCTGAGGCATTCCACGCAGCAGTTGCCGTCCTCGAAGCGGCAGTCGGCCTCACCGCGGCGCAGTGGGGCGTAGCGGTAGCCGTTGGCGTCGAAGCCCTCGGCGAAGTTCTTTGCGTTGTTGTTGCGCCACTCTTCGGGCACGTTCTTGAGGCTCATGTTTCCCTCGGCCCGATCGTAGTAGTCGGCGAGGTCGTCCTCGTTGAGCCAGGAGACGCCGGACTGGTCGCGCCAGGAGGAGAAGGCGACGTCGTCGAAGCGGTCCATGAGGGCCTGGTTGACGATGGAGCCGCCGCCGACGGCCTTGGGGCGGAGTAGGCCGAGGCCGGCGTCGGTGGTCAGTTCCACGCCGCCGCCCCAGAAGAGCTGGGAGCTGGAGTCGATCTCGGTGCGTGGGTAGGTGTGCCGGTCGTAGCGCTTGCCGGCTTCCAGGCCGAGGACGCTGAGGCCAGCGGCGGCGAGTTCGCGGGCGATGTTCAGCCCGGAGGTGCCGGCGCCGATGATGATGACATCGTAGGTTTCTTGCGCCGCGGCGGTCGGGTCGATTCTTTCGGCGGTCGCGAGTGTGGTGCCTGCGGCGGGCGTGGTGGCGGCGGTCGCGGTGCCTGCCGTGCCCTGCGGTCCGGCGGTCGGGTTCTGTGGTGCGCGGCCAGCTGCCGCGCCGGTGCTGTGATCCCCTCGGTAGTTCGTCATGATCGTTAGTTAACCCGACGAAACCCTCTGTGTATTCTATATCTGTGAAAAAGTTTTAAAGCTGCCCGCGGGGTGCAATTCTTCCCATCGCTGACGCAACTGTGACGCAGGCTACAATGCCAAGAATGAGCGCTGAGAACCCCACCCCGAAGAAGCAGACGGTCCTGCAGAAGATCCTGGGCTACCGCCCGGACTTTTTGATTGTGTTGATCGTGCTCGCGGTGATCGCGGCGGTGATCGTGCCGCTGCGGGGGCAGGGCGCGGAGATCGGCAACTGGGTGGTGACCATCGCCATCGCCTTCCTCTTCTTCCTCTACGGTGCGCGCCTGCACCCGCGGGAGGCGCTGGAGGGCTTGATGCACTGGCGGCTGCACCTGCTGATCATCGCCTTCACCTTCGCGATCTTCCCGCTGATCGGCGTGGCGCTGCGGCCACTGTCCGGGTTGATCGGGCAGGAGATGTACCTGGGCATCTTGTTCATGACGTTGGTGCCTTCCACGGTGCAGTCCTCGGTGGCTTTTACCTCCATCGCCCGGGGTAATGTGGCTGCCTCGATTGTGGCGGCGAGTGCCTCCAGCCTGCTGGGTGTGGTTCTCACACCACTGCTGGTGCTGTTGTTGATGTCCACCGCGGAGGGTGGTTTCCATATCGACGCCAGCACCTTCTACAAGATCGGCCTGCAGCTGTTCTTGCCCTTTGTGGTGGGTCAGCTGTTGCGGCCGTGGGTGAAGGATTTCGCGGCCTCGAAGGCGACGAAGAAGGTGGACCAGATCTCCATCGGCCTGGTGGTGTATGTGTCCTTCTCTGAGGGGATCGTGGACGGGATCTGGTCGACGATCAGTTGGGTGAGCGTGGTTGGCCTGGTGCTGGGCTCGGTGGTGCTGGTGTACCTGATGCTGTCGCTTTCCTCACTGGCAGCCCGGAAGCTGGGCTTTAACTATGAGGATCAGGTGGCGATCCAGTTCGCGGGGACGAAGAAGTCCCTGGCCTCTGGTTTGCCGATGGCGGCGGTGATGTTCGGCGGAGGCGGGCTGGGGATGATGATCCTGCCGCTGATGATCTTCCACCAGGTGCAGTTGATTATTTGTTCTTTCCGGGCCTCCAGTTATGCCGCGAAGTACGAGGAGGCCCCGGAGCGCGCCACGACCTGGTAGCGCCGGGCTCGCCTGACTGCGCTGGGCTTGCGGGGCTTGCCTAGCTGCGCCGGGACGACGGGGCGGCGCCGGTCGCGGCGGGGGAGCGGCAGCCCCTAGCTGCGCTTGAAGTAGCCGATGCGGGGCCGGAAGCCCTGCGGGTGCTTTAGCTGCGCGACGGCGTCCGCGATGATGAGGCGGAACCGTGGCTTCATTGGGGGCAGTTGGGCCACGGAGAACCAACCGACGTCGGTGGATTCTTCGTCGCCGACGATGGGTTCAGCGAGTGAATCGTAGTCGGGGAGTGTGGGGTCGAGGGGGTTGGCGTCCTTATCGGTGAGGACGCACCGCATCGCGGTATCCATGTATGCGGTCTGGTCCCCGTTGGGGTAGGTGACCTGGTCGGTAGCGCCGACGCCGAGGAGGGCGGCGACGGTGACGTACAGGCCGGTTTCCTCTTTGACTTCACGGATAGCAGCGACGTGCGGTTCCTCGCCGGGGTC
This window contains:
- a CDS encoding nucleoside hydrolase, which encodes MSTSAANNTQPRKIILDCDPGHDDAIAMLLAWGNPNLELLAVTTVAGNQTLEKVTKNAQALARVGGITGVPFAAGAHRPLVGPQLIPDEIHGESGLDGPQLPEAGVELEDTHAVDLIAQVIEREEPGTVTLVPTGALTNIGLFARRYPELVSRVAGVTLMGGGHHTGNMTPSAEFNILADPEAAAIVFDAEWPVTMVGLDVTHKVLAVPSRMAQLKAVGTDVAEFIAELVEFFGGAYMKERRYPGPPMHDPLAVAAVADPEVLRTVAAPVVVETKGEYTRGMTVVDLRRTWGAQDQTAEQPGDPSSLCRTDDYACAGMDTYGEHVEPVRHRVGVDVDVDRFWDLLVDALTRIGNTGFRG
- a CDS encoding MFS transporter, producing MFVLITAAVAFQLNASMLSPVLRTMATELNTDESAVGLTQTAFFTGGAMCGLFLPRLSDIVGRRRILVIMLAVMSLGGLLAALAPNIGVLMLARALQGISGPTIPMTLIILRSQVKDEVRLGTLMGLIAAINGGVAGIDVLLSGWMAEHWGFRSVFWLIFAVGAVATVVVAMFAPESKPSDNVRMDWIGAAVLVVSVLSITLAANEAGKGAAADWLYVIGLVAAGLIMFAIFWRWETRQENTAGAAPLVAPKYLRRRETWGLLLTTVLTMTGVFAAVNGVAPSLAQNAEAGFGMRATMASLLLLTPYALIGWAVGPFAGRLAPKVGYANLLRLSNIASMLLLFLLAFVGTRSKIVLIVGVILLGVTYAGIGNIVLNNLGVVNSPQDNQGFLPGMNSAAFNLGAGISFAVLPVFQVVGSPEGSDSATGYTTAFLVGGIILGLAALTSLFIPKTTTAEQEAAAQENAAA
- a CDS encoding FAD-dependent oxidoreductase produces the protein MTNYRGDHSTGAAAGRAPQNPTAGPQGTAGTATAATTPAAGTTLATAERIDPTAAAQETYDVIIIGAGTSGLNIARELAAAGLSVLGLEAGKRYDRHTYPRTEIDSSSQLFWGGGVELTTDAGLGLLRPKAVGGGSIVNQALMDRFDDVAFSSWRDQSGVSWLNEDDLADYYDRAEGNMSLKNVPEEWRNNNAKNFAEGFDANGYRYAPLRRGEADCRFEDGNCCVECLSGCGIDSKQSTAITALPAAEKHGFHLIDCAEARTITEHPDRVTVTTRVPADNTPKGRRGFGKPTNFEPQVERTFTARRVVLASGAIGNTALLLRSGYGKQLPGLGKNFFTHPQYMNLGRYAEDVRAFAGPLQNYKSDDPSFRRQGFKLENVFAGPGNIALLLPGFGARHAEIMQDFPRLGCIEVCVRDTNPGEITINRKGNPVIKKKLNREDARRRDAGMAAIRNIFNATGAEEILHGQFGIGLHLMGGLGMGASAKQGVVSPEFTLYGSQRIHAADSSIFPNAPGINPALTIAALSLKAAEQIIAAS
- a CDS encoding bile acid:sodium symporter family protein translates to MPRMSAENPTPKKQTVLQKILGYRPDFLIVLIVLAVIAAVIVPLRGQGAEIGNWVVTIAIAFLFFLYGARLHPREALEGLMHWRLHLLIIAFTFAIFPLIGVALRPLSGLIGQEMYLGILFMTLVPSTVQSSVAFTSIARGNVAASIVAASASSLLGVVLTPLLVLLLMSTAEGGFHIDASTFYKIGLQLFLPFVVGQLLRPWVKDFAASKATKKVDQISIGLVVYVSFSEGIVDGIWSTISWVSVVGLVLGSVVLVYLMLSLSSLAARKLGFNYEDQVAIQFAGTKKSLASGLPMAAVMFGGGGLGMMILPLMIFHQVQLIICSFRASSYAAKYEEAPERATTW
- a CDS encoding NUDIX hydrolase: MATPEFILNLREKIGTDPLWLPGITAIVLKEVPPEAPLWEVPKVLLVKRADNGEWTPVCGIVDPGEEPHVAAIREVKEETGLYVTVAALLGVGATDQVTYPNGDQTAYMDTAMRCVLTDKDANPLDPTLPDYDSLAEPIVGDEESTDVGWFSVAQLPPMKPRFRLIIADAVAQLKHPQGFRPRIGYFKRS